One Arachis hypogaea cultivar Tifrunner chromosome 18, arahy.Tifrunner.gnm2.J5K5, whole genome shotgun sequence genomic window, ATCTAAATTGCAATAGCAGTGAAAAAAGTTTAGTTGGTAAAAGTTACTGCATACCCTCAATGGATTTGCAACAAATATACGAGCGAGAAGTTGTCTACAATCCTGAGATATGTGAACATAATCAGGGATTTTGTATTGAACACTCATTATACGCTGCAAAATAGAGTAGAAGATAGCGATAAGAATAATGTGAAAAATATCAAAAGAAACACCTTAAAGTTGTTATCACAGGGCAGGAAACAAACCTGAATTGTTTTTCTGAAATTCCTCGGGTCATCCTGGTCCTCGAATGGATATGCTCCAACCAACATGACATAAAGAGTCACTCCACATGACCACACATCAGCCAACTAAAACAACGTTTAGAAGAGTAAACATTGTAGGAATCACAATCATATCCATGGAATTTTAAACTAGGGATGGTCAcaagagaaaagaaataataCTAGGGATGAGTGAATAAGTTACAGAACAAATTCCACCCTCTCAGCCCctccatataaaatataaaagctTAAAGATGGAAAGGTGAAGATTCAATCCAATGAGAGGAACCCTAGAGAACCAATTCAATGTGGAGCAAATATATTTACCTTGCCATCATACTCTCGCCTAGAAAGAACCTCCGGTGCTATATAAGCTGGTGTTCCAACAGTTGATTTGGGTCGCGAATGCAGCAAAGATGACTATACAATGAAAAATGAACACTCAAAaactataataataacaataatagtaaAATACTTAGTATTATACAGAATCTTTAAGCTTGATGATATAGTTCCAATACCTTGGAATAACCGAAGTCACAAATTTTTAAGCGAGGTGCTGGACTTCCATCTAAAAGGGTATTTTCTAGCTTCAAATCTCTGTGGCATATTTGCTgcaaagtgaaaaagaaaattaaaatctttaGCCCTCGCTTCCCAATTTGCTAATTTCTAAATAAGGGAAATGCCGCAAGCCCGCGATTTTCGAAATACCATATTATGACAGAAATGGACACCAGAGATCAGCTGCTGAAAGAAATATCTAGCCTGAAACAATCACCGGGAAGAAAGTTAGACATGACAACAAGAATAAGGCagcaaaataaaacagaaaatcatAAGACACAGGGTAACCTCGTCTTCACTGAACCTGCCAGCACTGCATATCCTCTCGAAGAGTTCTCCTCCGGCAGCATACTCCATTACTATAGCTAGATGCGTCGGAGTCAACACCACCTGCAAAATCAAAACACCATTGAAACCAAGATATCAATATTTGTTATGCATAGTGTATTACTATTAATTACTCAACAAAATAGAAGTTATCCATCAGAGTTGAAACAAGTGAAATTCTTTACCTCCTTGAAACGAATTATATTGGGGTGCCTAAGGGACCTGTGGTTGATAATCTCTCTAGCCACGTTCTCATCAATCtgaaatcaaaattaataattaatttcaaataaaaacaataatcctttcactATGATAAATTGTATTCAAATCAGTAACACAGATAGATACCTACCTCTTAatgcttaataataataataataacaacaacaaaagtTAGATAATTGGATTGAATTACAAAACTAAACCATGATGGATCAAAAGATCTAACAATTTAGAAGAACTGATTGAATAAAAAAAGGGGGGGAAAAAGTGAGAACCTTGCGGCCACGCTCGATGTATTTCATTGCGACGAGCTCCTTTGTGACCTTGTTCCTCATGAGCCTGGCAACACCGAAATTCCCAGCTCCCAAATCCTTCACAGCCTCGTATTTGTCCATAGTGATCACAGTTAACCAACGAAACCCTCAATTGGATCCTCAACAGAGACAGAAACGGAATCGAAATAGAATCAGAGGGTCATTCTGTCCATCAATTCGATCAAAAGGGTACCCAAAGCTGGTCGCTTTTCACTGAATAGAAACTTGTTTCTTAATCTCTtctattttgtataaaattagggacagaaatagagagagagaaagagaataagATTAGAAAAATggtggagaagaagagagaggaatAGAATTGGAATCCATAGCCATGGGGattattagaagaagaagaagaagaagaagaagaagaagaatggagtgagtgaaaaTGAGTGGGAGTGCAGGTTCGTTATCCTTGTTGGCTTTGTTGTCTCGTTCTCTTTCGCTCTCTCTTTTTCCACCTTTTctcttttgtctttttcttttcattcctttctcattcttttttttttcactttttttattttttattttttaacgaaaAGGTACGAGAAGGAAATttcttgttgaaaattttgaataataatttaattttgattaaataaaCAGTATTTTTTATGATGcagtaatatataattaattgtcCCTATAAAATTATTGTGATAAgagtaatttttaaattagaataaataattatttgtatccataaaagatgaaaacactGACATATATATATCCACATTAGATCGAAATTAGACTTGTACCATACAAGATGTTCttcgtgtgacaaaagtaccctaCGTGACACTCCAACTCTTCAAAAATAAGATACTTTTGTCACACATAAGACATCTTGCGTGAGTAAGTTTAGTTTCGGTTTAGTGTGGGTACGCCTTTTATCTTTCTCACAAATAgtcatttattcttttaaattaagagcttgtttgggtgagcttttaagaatgtttgggtgagcttttaagaaaatatcttttttcgagttatctttttttaaaagatcttataaagaagtaaaagtaattttatgtttggatatcttatgtaaaaaggtctttttatcaatcaattatatttgggtataacaatataaaagtacttttttgtttatttattacatgaaaaacattttttttaagaaaaaaagatcttttaaaaaagatgtaaattacagcttctcaaaaaaaagatctttttttgattttactagtgcttttacttttactactagaaatttgccaaatacgttaaaaaataaaaaaagatctttttttattgaaaaaagattttttttaacaaaataatggtgTCCAAACATGCACTAAGTCTACTCAAAAGTTTATTTGTTCGTTCTTTAACTATATCATCTTTTTTtctgtatatttttttaataatgtcattgttattgttgttattttttcttttttttttgttgtttttttgtacagaacacaaatttttaaaagactacttatttaaaatattaacatgcaactaataaaatataatacaaaaattttggcACGCACAACAAGAAATTTGGTAGACCGTACAAAAAATTTGGTATGtaatacataaatttttgaaCATAATACCAAACTAACAAAATATGAAAATGGATCCTCTTTTTTCAATACTTGAGAAAAtgcagtgtgatctctcaccattaactTATAAGTGGggtcaaaattaaatatgagAGAAAGAGTAATGAAGAGTGAAAGATCACAATTGACaccatccagttttttttttactgaaGAGGATCCACTCCCACAAAATACATACAATATAGAAACTTAGTACACAACACAAACTTTTAAAGAACTACAATTGACTCACCcaactaataatatatttataaaaaaattttgtattatgtgtaaaaatttttatattataataaaaaaattgtgttgTTTGTAAAAATTTATATGCCCCAGCAAAAAATATGGAGAATGAGAAGTGGTATAATGTATAAAATTATCTGTCTTTCTCTTTTCGTctttatctttcaatttcaatcttaGTCTCTCTTCTAAACACTACCTAATAATACCAACTTAATTATCACGTGAGTCTTAGTCTTTATTACCATCTCATTCTCAGTATCTAATAATACCAACTTGATTACATTTTTTAATTATACGTGacactatactttttttttactcTAAATATAATAACCCAATATTTGCCTATTTGACataattaaattaagttaaaaaaaagtatagtgcaagggagggttacagatggttattaaagaaaacattaaattggaatgccaacagtaattggaactggttgtggaacacaaacattccagagaagttcaaatttactatgtGGCTTAGCTTACATGATGCTCTACCAACTGAGACCTTTCGATTCAAGCGGCATTTAACTTCTTCAGATATATGTAAGAGATGTAACAAGGCGCAGGAGACTATAGAGCATTGCCTTAGAGACTGTGAGCAATCAAAGGCAATCTGGTATATGTTGGATCCTAGTATCCTGGACTCGACGGCTGGTAATGCTCTTGAAGAGTGGTTTCGGAAGGCCTTGGCTAACAATGAGGCGTCCTTTGGTGCAGGGCTTTGGTGGGTATGGAgacataggtgcaatgacatattcaaCACTGACAACCCTTGGACAGACCATAAGGTTGTTGCCTTGGCCAGAATTACCGCCAAGGACTTACAGGTTTACAGGAATCGATGCAATGCTTTTAGGTCTCTCCGAAATTATCTGTGTTGGGAACCACCGGTAGgcaatagttttaaagttaattgtgatgcaagcttgtatatggattcaaatttagcgggatttgggtgtattattagagattctaagggagattggatctcgggctgctctggaagcattcccccttggtctataatcagatgtgaattatttgctgcttggagggggctggttttagcttgggattgcggtttgagggatattatatgtgaaacagattgccttgacattctgcccatcatgcatgagcttacaagtAGGTATccatctgaagtaacagatttggttcacaagattcaggaacttttatctcgtccttggcttgttcacgttgaatgggtgtcccgagaagcaaatagagctgcggattggatggctaaatatggtgccaagagtaactctaattatgttatttggtctgagcctggtgttgatctccaacgaatcatccgctcggatttagaatagtttttgctttgtttctttccttgtttagtcaccaaaaaaaaaaaatcaataatattaAAAGAATTCTAGTAAATATCCTAACAAatagaaataaaacaaaatttaatatatttattaaaaaattataaaaaacgcactccaataattttattattaacaaaatgcattcgaattttgtaattaaaaaatttatcttcaaataatt contains:
- the LOC112771183 gene encoding serine/threonine-protein kinase SAPK7, with product MDKYEAVKDLGAGNFGVARLMRNKVTKELVAMKYIERGRKIDENVAREIINHRSLRHPNIIRFKEVVLTPTHLAIVMEYAAGGELFERICSAGRFSEDEARYFFQQLISGVHFCHNMQICHRDLKLENTLLDGSPAPRLKICDFGYSKSSLLHSRPKSTVGTPAYIAPEVLSRREYDGKLADVWSCGVTLYVMLVGAYPFEDQDDPRNFRKTIQRIMSVQYKIPDYVHISQDCRQLLARIFVANPLRRITLKEIKNHPWFLKNLPRELTEPAQAIYYQRDNPNFHVQSVEEIMKIVGEARNLPPVSRPVKGFGWEGEDDEGAEEVEEVEEEVEEEEEEDEYDKRVKEVHASGEFQVS